The following DNA comes from Gemmatimonas sp..
CGAATGCGGCCACGTCGGCCGGCAGCGTCACGCCGGCGTTGGCCAGCGCGAAGATGGGCACGATGCCGAAGTTGACCGGGCGTGCCAACACCTGTTCGATGCGGTGCTGCACACTGTGCTCGCCGCGCGACGGAATGGTGAAGGCCAGCAGGACGCCGGCAATGCTGGCGTGCACCCCGGACTTGTACACGGCGATCCAGAGCAGCAGCCCACCCAGCAGGTACGGCCACACGGCGTGCACCTGTCGCTTGTTGAGCCAGAAAAGCACCAGCATGATGACCACGATGGCGGCCAGCGCGAGGGTGGCGACGCTGGGGGTGTAGAACACCGCGATCACGAGTACGGCGCCAATGTCGTCGGCAATGGCAAGCGCGGCCAGGAAGATGCGGAGGGCGGCGGGGACGCGATTGCCGAGCAGGGCGACGATGCCCAGGGCAAAGGCAATGTCGGTGGCCATGGGAATGCCCCAGCCGCGAGCGGCCGGGGTGCCCATGGCCACGAGCGCGTAGATGGCGGCGGGGAGGAGCATGCCGCCGGCGGCGCCAACCACCGGCAGCGCGGCCTTGCGCACCGAGGAGAGCGCCCCTTCCTGCAGCTCATACTTGATTTCGAGGCCGACGAGCAGGAAGAAGACGGTCATGAGGCCGTCATTGATGACGTGCAGCGCCGACCACCCGGCGACCTCGGCACGGAGGAGCCCGTGATAGCTGGCCTGCGCCGACGAGTTGGCCCAAACGAGGGCCACCGCCGCGCACAGCAGCAGCAGCAGCCCGCTCAGCGCCTGACTTGGCGGCGGCGCCTTTTCGGAAACGTAGCCTTCCTCGATCACGGCTTCGGCAGCATCATGCATCGTCACAAGCTATCCTCACACGCGGCCGCCGCCCATCGTGCGGTTGACGGATCTCCGCGTCGTGCGTTTGGTATGTAGAGGTTCCCGCGCGGAATCAATGAGCGATTTCCGCCCTCCGGTTCCGTGTCACGAGTGCTCCCGCGATGTCGCTGCGCCGCGTCACCCACCCGATGGTTCTTGTTCCGCTCGCCGTCGTGGCGATCGGCGGTGCGTTCGCGGGCGGTATCCGGTACGAACGCGAGGCCACCCGGGCGCGCGACGAATGGGCGGATGCGCGCCTGCTGTCTACGGCCATTGATTCGGTTCGCGCCAACGCGCTCGATTCCCTGCCCAGCGACGAACTGATCCGCCGCGCCGTCTCGGGGATGTTGCGGGAGTTGCAGGATCCCTACGCGGCGCTGCTGCGACCCGACGGCTATGCCCGCTACCAGGGGACGCTCCAGGGAACGGGGCAGGGGATCGGACTCGTCTTGCGACGGGACGGGGACCGCTATCGGGTGACCCGTGTCGCCCTGGGGTCACCGGCACTGGCGGCCGGCGTGCGCGCGGGCGATCGCATTCTGGCGGCCGACGGTGTCCCGGTCTCGGCGGTGCGCGACACCAACGCACGCGTCGGCGACAGTACGCGCCTCTCCGCGCAGCAGGTGCGACTCACCCTCTGGCGCGCGCCGCACGGCGACACCGTGGACGTGAGCGTGCAGCGCGGCGCGTGGCACATGCCGGCCGTGAGTGAGCAGGGCATGCTGGCCGATTCGGTGGGATACGTGCGGCTCGCGACGATCTCTGCCGGTGCCGCCGACGAACTCGAGGAGGTGGTGGACGGTCTGCGCCACCGCGGCGCGCAGGCGCTGGTGCTCGATCTGCGTGGCAACGCGGGCGGACTCTTCGAGGACGGGGTGCGCGCGGCCGGCCTGTTCCTGCCGCGCGGCGCGCTCGTGTCCTCGCTGATGGGACGCGGCGGTGCCGACGTGCAGCCGTACCGGGTGCGGCATTCGCGCTGGAGTGAGCTCCCGCTCACCGTGCTGGTCGATGGCCGCACGGCGAGCGCGGCGGAGGTCATTGCGGCCGCGCTGCAGGATCACGGGCGTGCGCTGCTCGTGGGCGCCCCGACGTACGGCAAGGGGCTCGTGCAACGCGTGGTCCGGTTGTCGCCGGAGCTGGCGGTGCGGCTGACCACGGCGCGGTGGCTCACGTCGCGCGGCGTGGCGCTGGAGCGACGCACGGGCAAGGGGGTGGCGGCCCGCGGCGGCCTCGCGCCCGATGTGCTGCTGGATGACGCATCGCGAGCCGATCCGGCCGGGGTGCCGGTCGGCTGGAGCGCGTCGGTATCGCGCCGGGCACAGGTGGTGGCGGATACGCTGGCCATGCGCGCCCTGCGTCACGGGTGGGCCAATCGTCCGTTGCCGCTGCTGGAATCGCACCTGCGTGATTCCATCACGATCATGGCACCGGCTCCCCGGAGTCGGCGCGCGGGTCGGCAGGCCACGGCGCGCGCCGCCTACGCGGAGTGGCTGGCCGTGACCACGCGGATGGCGATGGTGCGGGTGCTCGAAGTGCAACGCGAGAGCGAAGCCCTGCTGCGGTACGCCGTGCGCGAGGATGCCGCGCTGCGCGAGGGACTGGACGTGGTGGCGCCCGGCCTCACCCTTTCGCGACGATGATCCGGCGACGGCTCTCCGGGGCGCTCCTCTGGGGTAGCCTGATCCTGCCGGCGACGGGGCCCGCGAACGGGGGGAGTGACCGTCTCGATGCGTGGATCGTAACCCGCTTTCGCGGGGCGCAGCTGTTCCCTGATGCGGAGTTCACCGCCACGTCGCTGGCCACCAGCGGACCACGTCCGCGCGTCGAAAGTGTGATCGCAGGTGGCCGCACGGACACCCTGCTGGCCGTGCACTTCAGCGCCATGTGGGCGGCCCCCGCGCTGGGCAAGGCGGTGCGGGTCCAGCTGGCCGGCCCGTCGGGCATGCTCACTCCGGTCACCGCCCGCATCGTGGGACGGCGAGCCTTTCGGGCGCCGCGAACCCCCGGCCCCTCCACCCTGCGCCCGGACTCCAACTGGCGCTACGGCTGGGCCTATCTTGCGATCATGCCGCACGACCCGACTCGCCCCGTTGCCCGACTGCGCGGCTGGCTGCTGCTCGCGCCCTCATCCTCCGCGTCGACTCCGTGAATGTGTGACCCGAAGCTTCCCGCGCACCGTGTCTCGCTGGCCGGCGCGCGAGCAGGCGGGGCGCGATGTGCGCTGCTGGCCGGTGTCCTCGCGGTCGTCGCGCCAGCGCTCGCGCCAGCGCTCGCGGCCGAGGCGCAGGAGGCGGGGGCGGCGCGGTCCTCGCGCGTTGCCGGCGGCGTCTGGCGTGACCCGGCCGCCGATTCGCTGGTGGCGCGCGCCATCGCGCTGCGCGGACGGCAACTGGCCGACAGCACCCTGCTCAGCTACCAGGCGGACGCCCGCGGATTCCTCGCGTTTCTGGCGCAGCTTGGTGAGGGCGTGGTGATCCCGCCGCGCGTGGTACAGAGTGAGCAGCTCGCCCTCAGGATCTCGTGGTGGCAGCCGGGGCGCAGTGCGCAGCGCCTGGTGGGACGCCGAGATACCACGCTGCTGCCCGCCGATGTGGGCTACTACCGCGATCGCTACGGGGTGGTGCTTGACAACCTGCCCGATCGCATTCGTCTGGGTGACGGACAGGATGTGCGCGATGTGGCGCATCCGCTGGGAGCCACGGCGCCGCAGCAGTACGAGTACACCATGGGAAGCGCGGTGCGCATCGGCTTGCCAGGGCGCGACATTCTGGTGGACGAGGTGAAGTTCCGTCCGCGCGACGGCACGTTGCCCGGCGCGATCGGTTCGGTGTACCTCGACCGCGAAACGGCGGCGGTGGTTCGCCTGTCCATGACCTTCACGCGCGCTGCCATTCTCGACAAACGCATCGAGACCCTGGTGGTGACGCTCGAGAACGGCCTCGTGCGCGAGAAGTACTGGCTGCCGCGCCGTCAGGAAGTGGAAGTGTCGCGCGGCAGCACCTGGTTCGACATTCCGGCGCGCGGCATCGTGCGGGGCCGGTGGGAGATTGCCAACTACGACGTGAACGAGCGCATCCCCCCCGAAACCATGCTGCTGCCACGATGGAGCTCGGCGCCGCGGGATTCGCTGCGGGCGCACCCCTTCGAAGGGCGGGTCGTGGACGCCCTGCCTCCCGAGATCCAGATGGCGAGCAGCGAGGAGGTGGTGCGCGCGCGCGTGGAGGCGGAAAACGCCGTGCGCGCCGCCATGCTGGTGCGTCCCGCCACGGGCTCGGTGAGCGGGCGCGGCCTCAGCGACTTCGCGCGCTACTCACGCGTTGAAGGACTCGCGCTTGGCATCGGCGGCGCCCACACGACGCGCTCGGGGCTCCTGCTGCAGGCGCGCGTCCGCGTGGGGTTCAGCGACGAGCAGCTCAAGGGGCAGCTCAGTCTGGCGCGCGTGCCGACGTTCGGGCGCGTTCCCCCGTGGCAGCTGTTCGTGGAGCGCGAGTACCGCGATCTCGCCCTCGCCGAACGCTCGGGGGTGGCGAACTCCCTGGCGGCGGGACTGTTCGGCGGCGACTACACGAACCAGGTGGACATGTGGGCCGCCGGTGTGCAATGGCGTACGCATCCCGCCAGCCGGTTCACGTGGCGCGTGGCGGCCGAGAGAGATCGCGCCACCGACGTCTGGTCGTCGGGCCCGCTCCGCGGACGCTTCGAACCAACGCTCAAGGCCTGGCCGCTCACGGGTGCTCGCGCCGAGGTGCGCGGAAGTGGGGGATGGGTTGCCGCCGAGCCGATGGGGTGGCGTGGAACATGGCAGATGTCGGCCAGCGCGGGAGCTTACCGCGGGCGCTTCACCACCACGCGCTCCACCGTGCTCGAAGCAGAGACGCGCACCGTGGAGCCCGTGGTGGGCCGGGTGCAGGGACTGCTGCAGATAACCAGGCCGCTTCCCCATGATCAGGCGCTCTTCTTCCAGAGCTTCGCCGGTCTCGGGGGGGGGCAGGTCGTGCCGCCGCAGTGGCGGCTGTTTGCCGGCGGCCCATGGTCGGCGCCGGGATACGATTACCTGTCGTTCTCGTCGGGGGCCATGGCCTCGCAGCGCGTGGAGTGGCGCCTGCCGGTGTGGGGGCCGTCGATTCCGCTGGGGCGATTCGGCAAGAGCCCGCCGCGCGTGGTGCTGGCGCCGTATGCGCAGCTGCTCGTCACCGCGCGCACGCGCGTCTTTGATGCCGGTGACCCGTCGTTCCTCATCACGCCGCAGAGTGACGGGCCAGCGCTGCGTACGCCGCGCGCGGCCGGTGGGTACGGGTCCGTGGGACTCGGCGCGCTCTTCTTCTACGACCTGGTGCGTGTGGATGTCGCGCGCGGACTGCGTGGCGGGACGTGGCGCTTCAACGTCGACATCGATCGCAGCTTCTGGGGCATGTTGTGAGCACGACGCGTCTTGCCAAGGCGTACGACGAGGCCTACTTCGACAAGTGGTATCGTCATCCGCGGCACCGCGTGAAATCGGCGGCGGAGTTGGCGCGTCAGGCCGCTTTCGTGCTGCGCACGGCGGAGTTCGTGCTGGGGCGCCCTGTGCGTACCGTGCTCGATGTGGGATGTGGTGAAGGGCAATGGCGCGCCGCGCTGCGTCGGCATCGTCCGTCGGTGCACTACGATGGTGTGGATCCCAGCGAGTATGCCGTGGCCCGCCACGGTGCGCGTCGCCGCCTGCAGCTGGGGGGGATCGAGTCGCTCGACACGCTGGCCCTGCGGGACGCATACGATCTCGTGATCTGCTGTGGCATGCTGAACTACCTCGACGCCGTCGCACTCACCCGCGGGGTGGCGCAGGTGGCGCGCCGCACCGGGGGGGTGGCCTACCTCGAGCTCTTCGCGCGCGAGGACGCGTTCGAGGGGGATACCGACTGGCCGGCGCCGAAGCCGGCGCGGTGGTACCGCGACGTCATGCAGGAGGCGGGGCTATTGGCCATCGGTATGCAGTGCTACGTGACACAGGCGGCACGCGACCGTGTGTCGGCACTGGAACACATTGAGACGTCGGCGTGACCATGCAGAACGAGTCCCCGTCGTGGCGCGATTTCCTGGCGGCACGCAAGGCCGAGCGTCAGGCGTGCGACGCACCGCGCCCATTGCGGGCGCTGGCCGAAGAGTTCGCCTTTCGCACGCTCGCGCTGCTGTTCCCGCAGTTCGCGCATCCATCGCGGCTGGGCGCCCTCGACGTGGACGACGAGGCGGCGCATCTGGAAGCGCTGCTGCGGGCCGCGATCACGCCGCTGGTGCCCCACGCCGAGGGCGTGGTGGACACCGTGCTGTCGCGGCTGCCTGCGGTGCACGCCGCGCTGGTGCTGGATGCCGAGGCCATCCTGCGCGGCGACCCGGCGGCAGAGAGCCTCGAGGAGGTCATCGTGGCGTATCCGGGCTTTCTGGCCACGGCGGTACACCGGGTGGCGCACGAGCTGTACCTGCTCGACGTGCCGTTGTTTCCGCGTGTGCTGTCGGAGTGGTCCCACCGGGAAACCGGCATCGACATTCACCCCGGGGCGCGTATCGGCACCGGGTTTGCCATCGACCATGGCACCGGCGTGGTGATCGGCGAGACGAGTGAGATTGGTGATCGGGTGCGCCTGTATCAGGGCGTCACGCTGGGGGCGCTGGCCGTGAGTAAGAAGCTGGCGAACCGCAAGCGGCATCCGACGATCGGCCACGACGTGGTGATCTACGCCAATGCCACGATCCTGGGGGGCGATACGGTGGTCGGCGAAGGGTCGGTGATCGGCGGCAACGTGTGGCTCACCACCTCGGTGCCGCCGCGCAGTGTGGTGCAGTTCAGCAGCCGTGTCGAGCAGCGCGGCGGCGATGATGGATTGGAGTTCCACATCTGACGGGCCACCTTCGACGCGGGACCGGGTGATGAAGGCACGCAGCATTCTGGAGACGATCGGCCACACGCCGCATGTGCGGTTGCAACGCCTGTTCGATGCTCGGATCGAGGTGTGGATGAAGCTGGAGCGTGCGAATCCCGGCGGCAGCATCAAGGATCGCATTGCCCTGGCGATGATCGAGGATGCCGAGCAACGGGGCGTGCTCACGCGGGAAAGCGTGATCATCGAACCCACATCGGGGAACACCGGGATCGGTCTGGCCATGGTGGCGGCGGTGAAGGGCTACCGGCTCGTGCTCGTGATGCCGGAAAGCATGAGCATCGAGCGGCGGCGCATCATGGCCGCGTACGGCGCCACCTTCGACCTCACGCCGCGCGAAAAAGGCATGAAGGGGGCCATTGCCCGCGCGCACGAGCTGGTGGCGCAGACCCCCGGCGCGTGGATGCCGTCGCAGTTCGACAATCCGGCCAATGTGCAGGCGCATGCCGACACGACCGCCCGGGAGATCGTGGCCGACTTCCCGGAGGGCTTCGACTACCTCATCACGGGGGTGGGAACCGGTGGGCACATTACCGCCGTGAGTGATGTGCTCAAGGCGCAGTGGCCCTCGCTGCAGACCCTGGCCGTTGAGCCCGCGAAGAGCGCGGTCATCAGCGGGGGCGCGCCCAGCCCGCACCGCATTCAGGGCGTGGGGCCGGGGTTCATTCCGGGCAACCTGCGTCTGGCGACGTTGAACGGCACCGTGTTGGTGAGTGAGG
Coding sequences within:
- the nhaA gene encoding Na+/H+ antiporter NhaA, producing MHDAAEAVIEEGYVSEKAPPPSQALSGLLLLLCAAVALVWANSSAQASYHGLLRAEVAGWSALHVINDGLMTVFFLLVGLEIKYELQEGALSSVRKAALPVVGAAGGMLLPAAIYALVAMGTPAARGWGIPMATDIAFALGIVALLGNRVPAALRIFLAALAIADDIGAVLVIAVFYTPSVATLALAAIVVIMLVLFWLNKRQVHAVWPYLLGGLLLWIAVYKSGVHASIAGVLLAFTIPSRGEHSVQHRIEQVLARPVNFGIVPIFALANAGVTLPADVAAFATQPAVTATMLGLLIGKPLGIFGAAWLAVKVRWAELPADCTWGGLFGVAILGGIGFTMALFIAGLAFGESPQLDAAKIGVLCGSLLTGSLGAAVLMRQARRSAAVSAGAVG
- the epsC gene encoding serine O-acetyltransferase EpsC, yielding MQNESPSWRDFLAARKAERQACDAPRPLRALAEEFAFRTLALLFPQFAHPSRLGALDVDDEAAHLEALLRAAITPLVPHAEGVVDTVLSRLPAVHAALVLDAEAILRGDPAAESLEEVIVAYPGFLATAVHRVAHELYLLDVPLFPRVLSEWSHRETGIDIHPGARIGTGFAIDHGTGVVIGETSEIGDRVRLYQGVTLGALAVSKKLANRKRHPTIGHDVVIYANATILGGDTVVGEGSVIGGNVWLTTSVPPRSVVQFSSRVEQRGGDDGLEFHI
- a CDS encoding class I SAM-dependent methyltransferase — translated: MSTTRLAKAYDEAYFDKWYRHPRHRVKSAAELARQAAFVLRTAEFVLGRPVRTVLDVGCGEGQWRAALRRHRPSVHYDGVDPSEYAVARHGARRRLQLGGIESLDTLALRDAYDLVICCGMLNYLDAVALTRGVAQVARRTGGVAYLELFAREDAFEGDTDWPAPKPARWYRDVMQEAGLLAIGMQCYVTQAARDRVSALEHIETSA
- a CDS encoding S41 family peptidase — encoded protein: MSLRRVTHPMVLVPLAVVAIGGAFAGGIRYEREATRARDEWADARLLSTAIDSVRANALDSLPSDELIRRAVSGMLRELQDPYAALLRPDGYARYQGTLQGTGQGIGLVLRRDGDRYRVTRVALGSPALAAGVRAGDRILAADGVPVSAVRDTNARVGDSTRLSAQQVRLTLWRAPHGDTVDVSVQRGAWHMPAVSEQGMLADSVGYVRLATISAGAADELEEVVDGLRHRGAQALVLDLRGNAGGLFEDGVRAAGLFLPRGALVSSLMGRGGADVQPYRVRHSRWSELPLTVLVDGRTASAAEVIAAALQDHGRALLVGAPTYGKGLVQRVVRLSPELAVRLTTARWLTSRGVALERRTGKGVAARGGLAPDVLLDDASRADPAGVPVGWSASVSRRAQVVADTLAMRALRHGWANRPLPLLESHLRDSITIMAPAPRSRRAGRQATARAAYAEWLAVTTRMAMVRVLEVQRESEALLRYAVREDAALREGLDVVAPGLTLSRR
- the cysK gene encoding cysteine synthase A yields the protein MKARSILETIGHTPHVRLQRLFDARIEVWMKLERANPGGSIKDRIALAMIEDAEQRGVLTRESVIIEPTSGNTGIGLAMVAAVKGYRLVLVMPESMSIERRRIMAAYGATFDLTPREKGMKGAIARAHELVAQTPGAWMPSQFDNPANVQAHADTTAREIVADFPEGFDYLITGVGTGGHITAVSDVLKAQWPSLQTLAVEPAKSAVISGGAPSPHRIQGVGPGFIPGNLRLATLNGTVLVSEEDAFTYAQRAAREEGLFIGISSGASLAAVAQTAAEMPDGARVLTFCYDTGERYLSIEGLFPA